Proteins from a single region of Chryseobacterium sp. T16E-39:
- a CDS encoding Crp/Fnr family transcriptional regulator yields MELSKYLQGKLDLMPTTISFLDSQFDHKELQKNHILLSSGNHSKEVFFIEKGLIRSFYYKDGKDITDFFYKEDTFLFSIKNIFLNQTDSYNYELLENCKIRSIHYSAFEKLLDQFPKLNYSMRIYMARNIKFLSERVYDIQFQSAEYRYRKLIEASPDIVLRAALGDIASYLGITQQTLSVIRAGIFSKKK; encoded by the coding sequence ATGGAATTAAGTAAATATCTTCAAGGGAAACTGGATCTAATGCCTACGACCATTTCTTTTCTCGATAGCCAATTTGATCATAAAGAATTACAAAAAAATCATATACTGTTGTCCAGTGGGAACCACTCTAAAGAAGTCTTCTTTATAGAAAAAGGATTAATACGCAGCTTTTATTATAAAGATGGAAAAGACATTACTGATTTCTTTTATAAAGAAGATACTTTTTTATTTTCTATAAAAAACATCTTTCTGAATCAGACAGATAGTTATAATTATGAATTGCTTGAAAATTGTAAGATCCGATCTATCCATTACTCAGCATTTGAAAAACTTCTGGACCAGTTTCCTAAACTTAATTATTCCATGCGTATTTATATGGCCAGAAATATAAAATTCTTGTCGGAACGGGTGTATGATATTCAGTTTCAATCGGCTGAATACAGGTACAGAAAGCTTATTGAAGCATCACCGGATATTGTACTCCGTGCAGCTTTGGGAGATATCGCTTCTTATTTAGGAATAACCCAACAAACGCTTAGCGTTATCAGAGCCGGAATTTTTTCAAAAAAAAAATAA
- a CDS encoding PLP-dependent aminotransferase family protein: MQTYRYEVFTSVIESKIKKGILRPGSRLPSVREIKNNYHLSTSSVQSGYDYLVIKGLVKNIPRSGYFVASDRKQNITKPLLNEYTAKNEVFSRNVTLISPRNRPSEYTSFNSATPTDLLIPQNLILKKMQEVIREKGASLLRYYPVNGSWELRNQIADRASQYGCMLNPEELIITDGALQALYIALASVTNPGDLIAVESPCVFSVLEVISNLRLKTIEIFVHNENGFDAAYLKKVCSDHPIKALVVTPNFHNPTGILMSDDTKKELLSIAVEHQFPIIENDIYGDLYFGNERPSNIRNFDEDGWVMTFSSFSKTLAPGIRLGWLHAGKYTAETERLKFALGRSVAPIYQELLIRLLEDRSYDKHLRSFRKQLKKQAKEVLEALRQYFPDRSYFQTPDGGYSIWGSLPEQVDMKSFYTYCENQRILFTPGDIFTFTDKFHHYFRIVFAEHINSNSFQSLENAGTKAKDLL, from the coding sequence ATGCAAACGTACAGATATGAAGTTTTTACTTCTGTCATTGAGAGCAAAATAAAAAAGGGAATACTTAGACCGGGTAGCCGCCTTCCTTCTGTCAGAGAAATTAAGAACAATTATCACCTCAGTACCAGTTCTGTTCAAAGCGGTTATGATTATCTGGTCATAAAAGGGTTAGTAAAGAATATTCCACGTTCCGGTTATTTTGTAGCTTCAGATAGAAAACAAAATATAACCAAACCTTTATTGAATGAATATACTGCAAAAAATGAAGTCTTTAGCAGAAATGTTACATTAATTTCGCCAAGAAATAGACCTTCGGAGTATACCTCATTTAATTCTGCCACACCAACAGATCTTTTGATTCCTCAAAATCTGATTTTAAAAAAAATGCAGGAAGTGATTCGGGAAAAAGGAGCTTCACTTCTCCGTTATTATCCTGTCAATGGATCATGGGAGTTGAGAAATCAAATTGCGGATAGAGCATCTCAATATGGATGTATGCTTAATCCTGAAGAATTAATTATTACAGACGGGGCTTTGCAGGCGCTTTATATTGCTTTGGCATCTGTTACAAATCCAGGTGATCTTATTGCGGTTGAAAGTCCATGTGTATTTTCTGTTTTAGAAGTAATCAGCAACCTAAGGCTTAAGACAATTGAAATCTTTGTCCATAATGAAAATGGATTTGATGCGGCATATTTAAAAAAAGTATGTTCGGATCATCCGATCAAAGCTCTTGTGGTAACTCCTAATTTTCATAACCCAACCGGGATTCTTATGTCGGATGATACCAAAAAAGAATTGCTTTCGATTGCAGTTGAGCATCAATTTCCAATTATAGAAAATGATATTTATGGAGATCTTTATTTTGGAAATGAACGACCTTCTAATATTCGTAATTTTGATGAAGATGGTTGGGTAATGACCTTTTCTTCTTTTTCAAAGACACTGGCTCCGGGAATCCGGCTTGGTTGGCTGCATGCGGGTAAATACACTGCAGAAACTGAAAGACTAAAGTTCGCTTTGGGAAGGTCTGTGGCTCCGATATATCAGGAATTACTCATCAGATTGCTCGAAGACCGTAGCTATGACAAACATTTACGGTCATTTCGTAAGCAATTGAAAAAACAGGCAAAAGAAGTCCTGGAGGCTTTACGTCAGTATTTTCCTGACCGTTCATATTTTCAAACTCCCGACGGGGGATATAGTATTTGGGGAAGTTTACCGGAGCAAGTTGATATGAAATCTTTCTACACCTATTGTGAAAATCAAAGAATATTATTTACTCCAGGTGATATTTTTACCTTTACAGATAAGTTTCATCATTATTTTAGGATTGTATTTGCTGAACATATTAATTCTAATAGCTTTCAATCTTTGGAAAATGCAGGTACGAAAGCTAAAGACCTTCTCTAA
- a CDS encoding transposase: MKKLPPDYGKIYSDLIDVKYPEKKAEYLFFLQKKRYSALDIINFNTLLFKKNDRAVFVFNQKHRFYDKKTILEILNYQKENRLNNMETARHFKISRNSLSKWKKIFWPNKQQKANPPI; this comes from the coding sequence ATGAAAAAATTACCACCGGATTATGGAAAGATTTACAGTGATTTGATTGATGTTAAATATCCAGAAAAGAAAGCAGAGTATCTTTTCTTTTTGCAAAAAAAAAGATATTCAGCTTTGGATATTATTAATTTTAATACACTGCTATTTAAAAAGAATGACAGGGCTGTTTTTGTTTTTAACCAAAAACACCGGTTCTATGATAAAAAAACAATTTTAGAAATATTAAACTATCAAAAGGAAAATAGATTAAATAATATGGAAACCGCAAGACACTTTAAAATCAGTCGGAATAGTCTGTCAAAATGGAAAAAGATCTTCTGGCCGAATAAGCAACAAAAAGCAAATCCTCCAATTTAA
- a CDS encoding transposase, with the protein MGSLIKYRIEECGMDLSRISKFFNCSQEEVEEMFLWKSFDTALLLKFSILLKYDFFRVYSQYLILYAPPGSTNYNAVSIKKSPLPRFRKNIYTKEIIDFILEQIISGNKTKKQVIEEYRIPKATLYKWLIKYK; encoded by the coding sequence ATGGGTTCTTTAATAAAATACCGCATCGAAGAATGTGGGATGGACCTATCACGTATCAGTAAATTTTTTAACTGTTCACAGGAAGAAGTAGAAGAGATGTTCCTGTGGAAATCTTTTGATACAGCACTTTTGTTAAAGTTCAGTATTTTATTGAAATACGACTTTTTTAGAGTGTATTCTCAATATTTAATATTATATGCGCCTCCAGGCAGTACCAATTATAATGCAGTTTCGATTAAAAAGTCACCTCTACCCAGGTTCAGGAAAAATATTTATACGAAGGAAATCATTGATTTTATTTTAGAACAGATTATTTCAGGGAATAAAACAAAAAAACAGGTAATAGAAGAGTATAGAATTCCAAAGGCGACCCTGTACAAATGGCTTATAAAGTATAAATAA